A genomic segment from Rhodobacter sp. CZR27 encodes:
- a CDS encoding Wzz/FepE/Etk N-terminal domain-containing protein, which translates to MDLRFYIALFLRRLPYFLILLLLGTAAGVTLALVLPPRYVAEARLIVESEQIPNDLAASTVQTAATEQLQIIQQRILTRDKLLEMANRLKVYAPVPGEPSIPLTADEIVEDMRDRIRIQTTGGTNMGGRQIDATVVTVSFSAPTSALSAMVTNEVVTMILDENVKMRTSVSRQTLDFFNSEVERLDQELARRGAEILAFRQQHNEALPDSLEFRREQQVALQDRLLLLEREETALKERRARFVALHDASAQRRREGGQPATGGTGPGEATAFHLELGKLDQQVADLASQKADIAASMEELKGSIEATPGNAVQLDTLERDYENLRAQYDEAVANRARAETGDMIEAMSKGQRITVVEQAVAPQEPNSPNRKKIAAAGIAAGLAAGGGLIALLELLNTAIRRPVDLTTTLGITPFATLPYMRTRGQILRRRALIAGAVAAVLLMIPAGLWAVHTYVTPVDLLVNQLMRKIGIATFRIGSA; encoded by the coding sequence ATGGACCTTCGATTTTACATTGCCCTTTTCCTGCGCCGATTGCCGTATTTCCTGATCCTGCTTCTGCTGGGCACGGCAGCCGGGGTGACGCTGGCGCTGGTCCTGCCGCCCCGCTACGTGGCCGAGGCCCGGCTGATCGTCGAATCCGAACAGATCCCGAATGATCTGGCCGCCTCGACGGTCCAGACCGCGGCGACCGAGCAGCTCCAGATCATCCAGCAGCGCATCCTGACCCGCGACAAGCTGCTCGAGATGGCCAACCGGCTGAAGGTCTATGCCCCGGTGCCTGGCGAGCCCTCGATCCCGCTCACCGCCGACGAGATCGTCGAGGACATGCGCGACCGCATCCGGATCCAGACGACGGGCGGGACGAACATGGGGGGCCGGCAGATCGACGCGACCGTCGTCACCGTCAGCTTCAGTGCGCCCACCTCCGCCCTGTCGGCCATGGTGACCAACGAGGTGGTCACGATGATCCTCGACGAGAACGTCAAGATGCGCACCAGCGTCTCGCGCCAGACGCTCGACTTCTTCAACAGCGAGGTGGAGCGGCTCGACCAGGAACTGGCCAGGCGCGGCGCCGAGATCCTCGCCTTCCGGCAGCAGCACAACGAGGCGCTGCCCGACAGCCTGGAGTTCCGCCGCGAGCAGCAGGTCGCGCTGCAGGACCGCCTGCTCCTGCTCGAGCGCGAGGAAACCGCCCTGAAGGAGCGTCGCGCGCGCTTCGTCGCCCTGCACGATGCCTCGGCCCAGCGGCGCCGCGAGGGCGGCCAGCCGGCCACCGGCGGGACCGGACCCGGCGAGGCCACGGCCTTTCATCTCGAGCTCGGCAAGCTCGACCAGCAGGTGGCCGACCTCGCCTCGCAGAAGGCCGACATCGCCGCCTCGATGGAGGAGCTGAAGGGCTCGATCGAGGCCACGCCCGGCAATGCCGTGCAGCTCGACACGCTGGAGCGCGACTACGAGAACCTGCGCGCGCAATACGATGAGGCGGTCGCCAACCGCGCCCGGGCCGAGACTGGCGACATGATCGAGGCGATGTCCAAGGGCCAGCGCATCACCGTGGTGGAACAGGCCGTCGCCCCGCAGGAGCCGAACAGCCCGAACCGCAAGAAGATCGCGGCCGCGGGCATCGCCGCCGGCCTCGCCGCCGGAGGCGGGCTGATCGCCCTTCTGGAACTGCTCAACACCGCGATCCGCCGGCCGGTGGACCTGACGACGACGCTCGGCATCACGCCCTTCGCGACGCTGCCCTACATGCGCACCCGCGGCCAGATCCTCCGCCGCCGGGCGCTGATCGCGGGGGCGGTCGCCGCCGTGCTCCTCATGATCCCGGCCGGTCTCTGGGCGGTCCACACCTACGTCACGCCGGTCGACCTGCTGGTGAACCAGCTGATGCGGAAGATCGGCATCGCCACCTTCCGCATCGGGTCCGCATAG
- a CDS encoding CpsD/CapB family tyrosine-protein kinase: protein MERIQSAIAKARAARSASGTPSDRPPAFFSRPQASDAARIAEAWEALPQVAPEAGQLARHHIVATRGGRETAAFDVMRTKLLHQMRAQGWRRVAITSPGAGCGKSTIALNLAFSLARQPELRVLLAEIDLRRPSLARMLGLREKHGFAEVLQGSARFEDNAVRIGTNLAIATNRAPFRNPAELLQGASVPAVLSEIESRYAPDVVIFDMPPLLVSDETMAFAGQVHCALLIAAAESTSASEVDVCEQELAGQTNVLGVVLNKCRFMGPDHGYGYYG, encoded by the coding sequence ATGGAACGCATCCAGTCCGCCATCGCCAAGGCCCGGGCCGCGCGCTCCGCCTCCGGCACCCCCTCGGATCGGCCGCCGGCCTTCTTCTCGCGACCGCAGGCCAGCGATGCCGCCCGCATCGCCGAAGCGTGGGAGGCCCTGCCCCAGGTCGCGCCCGAGGCCGGGCAGCTTGCCCGGCACCACATCGTCGCGACCCGGGGCGGCCGCGAGACCGCCGCCTTCGACGTGATGCGCACCAAGCTGCTGCATCAGATGCGGGCCCAGGGCTGGCGCCGGGTGGCCATCACCTCTCCCGGCGCGGGCTGCGGCAAGAGCACGATCGCGCTCAACCTGGCCTTCAGCCTGGCCCGCCAGCCCGAGTTGCGCGTCCTTCTGGCCGAGATCGACCTGCGCCGGCCCTCGCTGGCGCGCATGCTGGGGCTCAGGGAGAAGCACGGCTTCGCCGAGGTGCTGCAGGGCTCCGCGCGGTTCGAGGACAACGCGGTGCGCATCGGGACGAACCTCGCCATCGCGACCAACCGCGCCCCGTTCCGCAATCCGGCCGAACTGCTGCAGGGCGCCTCGGTGCCTGCCGTCCTGTCCGAGATCGAGAGCCGCTATGCGCCGGACGTGGTGATCTTCGACATGCCGCCACTTCTGGTCAGCGACGAGACCATGGCCTTCGCCGGCCAGGTTCATTGCGCCCTGCTGATCGCCGCGGCCGAGAGCACCTCGGCCAGCGAGGTGGACGTCTGCGAGCAGGAGCTGGCGGGCCAGACCAACGTGCTGGGCGTGGTGCTGAACAAGTGCCGCTTCATGGGGCCGGATCACGGCTACGGCTATTACGGCTGA
- a CDS encoding VPLPA-CTERM sorting domain-containing protein, which yields MFDFMKGSLLAFATALAVGFGGQADAGTVHLEDGVSYVLNEDDIYIYESGRELINTGVVDLDFAFQGSDGLLASALTGNITIRGVIDGLYMQWRNINGGIVTQALFPTNPTSLGQHSYDATLSTLFTSPDLLMQTLHLGWTRAVNAQISLNVAAVPLPAGGLLLVTALGGLAFLRRRKALAA from the coding sequence GTGTTCGATTTCATGAAGGGGTCTCTGCTCGCGTTCGCGACGGCCCTTGCTGTCGGTTTCGGGGGACAGGCCGATGCGGGGACAGTCCATTTGGAGGACGGCGTCAGCTACGTCCTGAACGAGGATGACATCTACATTTATGAAAGCGGCCGCGAGCTAATCAATACGGGCGTGGTTGACCTTGATTTCGCGTTCCAAGGTAGCGATGGACTTCTCGCGAGCGCACTGACGGGCAATATCACAATCAGGGGCGTCATTGATGGGCTTTACATGCAGTGGCGGAACATCAACGGCGGCATCGTAACCCAGGCCCTGTTCCCGACGAACCCGACCAGTCTGGGGCAACACTCCTATGACGCCACGCTGTCGACCCTCTTCACCTCGCCCGATCTTCTGATGCAGACCCTGCATCTTGGCTGGACGAGGGCCGTCAATGCCCAGATCAGCCTCAACGTTGCGGCTGTTCCGCTGCCGGCCGGCGGCCTGCTGCTTGTCACCGCGCTTGGCGGCCTGGCTTTCCTGCGCCGTCGCAAGGCGCTGGCGGCCTGA
- a CDS encoding VPLPA-CTERM sorting domain-containing protein has translation MIGKFFKSAAICLALASGSAASQRAQAATMSFVVDRTNSSVSLASTDRLCVLSNCGVTASLASSLRNGNSYEIGTGDSATFDFLTLTGRGLGWADYTISAVLAFSSPRLTVSGTGSLFTTTAFGRIVDGSLIWDAIAPIVVNGSEFLISFGSGSELFDDGSRRITTTATLTGVNVVPLPATGLLLVAALGSLALIRRRRMLGA, from the coding sequence TTGATCGGAAAGTTCTTCAAGAGTGCGGCCATTTGTCTTGCCCTCGCCTCGGGCAGCGCGGCTTCGCAGAGGGCGCAGGCGGCCACCATGTCCTTCGTGGTGGACCGGACGAATTCCTCGGTCTCGCTCGCCTCGACGGACCGCCTGTGCGTCCTGTCCAACTGCGGCGTCACCGCCTCGCTTGCGAGCAGCCTGCGCAACGGCAACAGCTACGAGATCGGCACCGGCGACTCGGCCACCTTCGACTTCCTGACGCTCACGGGGCGCGGCCTGGGCTGGGCCGATTACACGATCAGCGCCGTTCTGGCCTTCTCCTCGCCCAGGCTGACCGTGTCGGGCACCGGAAGCCTCTTCACGACCACGGCCTTCGGCCGGATCGTCGACGGCAGCCTGATCTGGGATGCGATCGCCCCGATCGTCGTCAACGGGTCGGAATTCCTGATCTCGTTCGGCAGCGGCTCGGAGCTGTTCGACGACGGTTCGCGGCGGATCACCACGACGGCCACGCTGACCGGCGTCAACGTGGTGCCCCTGCCCGCCACCGGCCTGCTGCTCGTCGCAGCCCTCGGCAGCCTCGCCCTGATCCGCCGCCGGCGGATGC